CTCGCACCGCATTGACCTGGGCGTGACCTGCGCATGGGTAGGGTGAGCGTCTGCTTTTTGTGAGGTTTGCCAATGATCACTGCCACAAACCGAACCCGCCTGCTGGCGCTGGGCCTGTTTGTTTTTCTGGGCACCTTTGCGGTGATCGTCTGGTCTGTGATGTGGCCCTACGGCACGGTCTATTTCTTTCCGGTGCACTTTTTGATCGGTGCGGCGTTGCCCTTCCTGGTCTATGCGATCGGCGGAACCCGGCTGTGGTTCTGGATCGGCATGGGCTTCACCGCACTGGTGCTGCTGTGGTTCAACCTGTGGGGTCATGAGGTCAATGGCGCGGCGCCGCAGTTGCTCGACTGGAGCCACTTCGCTGCCGGTGTGGTCGGGATCGCCGGTGCCTGGGCGGTGCAGGTGATCTATCGCAATGCGCGCCCACCGCATCGTCCGTCGATTGGCTGAGCGGAATCGGGATTGGTGACTTGGGAGCCGCATCGGCCGTGGATGGCCGGTGGGCCTGGCGAAGCGGTTGCGCGACACGAGGCGCGCGGAGGACTGCCAGGGACATGTCTTGCCTACCCTGCCGCAGTCGCCGCAGCTGCCGCATGACCTTGGGCCGATAGCTTTGCTGCGCTGCGTTGGGCGACACTCGCCCCTCTTTTGATTCCCGCGAGGTCCGCATGTCGTCTTGGCTACGGCGCAAATCCATCGACCAGGTCACCGTGCACGAGGCCGGGCGGCAGCTGGTCCGCAGCCTGAGCTGGCCGCATCTGATCGCACTGGGCATCGGCGCCATCGTCGGCACCGGCATCTACACCTTGATCGGCGTCGGCGCCGACAAGGCCGGCCCGGCGGTGCTGCTGTCGTTCGTGGCCGCCGGCATCGTCTGTGCCTGCGCGGCGCTGGCGTATGCGGAGATGGCCACGATGATGCCGGCCGCCGGCAGCGCCTACACCTACAGCTACACCGCACTGGGCGAGAGCATCGCCTGGGTGGTGGGCTGGAGCCTGGTGCTGGAATATTCGCTGGTGGTCAGCACGGTGGCGGTGGGCTGGTCCGGCTACTTCGTCGGCTTCCTGCAATGGCTGGGGGTGGAACTGCCCCAGACGCTGATTGCCGGGCCACATGCCGGCGGCATCGTGAACCTGCCGGCGGTGGTGATCACCTTCCTGGTCGCCGGCATGCTGATGGCCGGCACCAAGGAAAGCGCCACGCTCAACGCAGTGCTGGTGGTGTTGAAGATCATCGCGCTGGGCGTGTTCGTGGCGATCGCCTTGCCGGCCTTCAACAGCGCGAATCTGCAGCCGTTCATGCCGTACGGTTTCTCCAAGGCGATGGGCCCGGATGGCGTGGAGCGCGGGGTGATGGCGGCGGCGGCGATCATCTTCTTTGCGTTCTACGGCTTCGATGCGATTTCCACTGCGGCCGAGGAGACCAGGAACCCGGGGCGCGATCTGTCGATCGGCATCGTCGGTTCGATGATCGGCTGCACGCTGATCTACGTGCTGGTGGCGCTGGCCGCGGTCGGCGCGATGAGCTTCACCGTGTTCGGCAAGAGCCCGGAACCGCTGGCGCTGATCCTGCGTGAGCTGGGCCAGGGCAAAGCGGCGCTGGTGATCGGCGCGGTGGCGATCATTGCGCTGCCAACCGTGTTGCTGGCGTTCCTGTACGGGCAGAGCCGGATCTTCTTCGTGATGTCGCGCGACGGGCTGTTGCCGCGCGGCTTGTCCAAGGTCAACGCGCGCACCGGCACACCGGTGGCGATCACGCTGTTCACCGCGGTGCTGGTGGCTGCATTGGCGGGCATTGCGCGGCTGGACGAGATCGCCGCGCTGGCCAATGCCGGCACATTGGCGGCGTTTACCGCGGTGGCCGCCTGCCTGTTGGTGTTGCGCGTGCGCGAGCCTGGCCGCGCGCGGGCGTTCCGCACGCCGCTGGCCTGGGTGGTGGGCCCAGTGGCGATCGGCGGCTGCCTGTATCTGTTCTGGAGCCTGCCGAGCAAGACGCAGGGGTGGTTCCTGCTGTGGAACGCGCTGGGCGTGGTGGTGTACCTGGCGTATGGGCGGCGCAATAGCCGGTTGAACCAGGCCGGGTGAGGCGTTGTTTGAGAGGACGCTTTCAGCTGGGTTGCGCGACGCCGACCAATCCCTTCTCCCCCTGCATGGGGGGAGAAGGTGGCCCGAAGGGCCGGATGAGGGTGCGGGCGGAGCCTCGTGTCATCCAATTCGTCAGTGGCTTCGCCCCGTACCCTCACCCCAACCCCTCTCCCGGAGGGAGAGGGGCCTTCAAGCGGCGCGTCGCTGGTCAGTGCTTGCGGCGTCGCGGCTTGCGGTGACCGGGGGCTGCAGCTGGTTGTTACTGCGCCGCTGCTGGCGTGGCACAAAACGAGGTCGGCAACGCATCTGCTTGCGTACCCCACCCTTGGGTCGGGGCGCGGCTGGTCAGCGCGAACGACAGTGTGCCGCCCTGCTGCAACTGCGCCCAGTCCAGGAACACCTGCGGCTGCGGTTTGCCGTTCAAGCGCACGCCTTCCACGTACTGCAGCGCGCGCCCGTCGGCACCGGGGGCGTCGATGCGCAGGCGCTTGCCATTGCCCAGGTCCAGCGTGGCGCGTTTGAAGCGCGGGGTGTGCAGCAGGAATTGGCCGCTGCCCGGCACCGCCGGATACAGGCCCAGGGCGCTGAACAGGTACCAGGCCGACATGGTGCCGAGGTCGTCGTTACCGGTGACGCCATTGGGCGCGTTGGTGAACAGCTGCTGCGCGGCGCGCACCACGGTGGCGGTCTTCCACGGCTGGCCGATCAGCGTGTACATCCACGGCGCGTGCAGGTCCGGTTCGTTGTTGGGGTTGTAGCGGTACTGGTTGTAGTAGCTGTACGGGCCGACCACCCAGTGCGTGCGTGCGCCATTGCGCGGGTCCTTGAGCA
The window above is part of the Xanthomonas campestris pv. badrii genome. Proteins encoded here:
- a CDS encoding amino acid permease, whose protein sequence is MSSWLRRKSIDQVTVHEAGRQLVRSLSWPHLIALGIGAIVGTGIYTLIGVGADKAGPAVLLSFVAAGIVCACAALAYAEMATMMPAAGSAYTYSYTALGESIAWVVGWSLVLEYSLVVSTVAVGWSGYFVGFLQWLGVELPQTLIAGPHAGGIVNLPAVVITFLVAGMLMAGTKESATLNAVLVVLKIIALGVFVAIALPAFNSANLQPFMPYGFSKAMGPDGVERGVMAAAAIIFFAFYGFDAISTAAEETRNPGRDLSIGIVGSMIGCTLIYVLVALAAVGAMSFTVFGKSPEPLALILRELGQGKAALVIGAVAIIALPTVLLAFLYGQSRIFFVMSRDGLLPRGLSKVNARTGTPVAITLFTAVLVAALAGIARLDEIAALANAGTLAAFTAVAACLLVLRVREPGRARAFRTPLAWVVGPVAIGGCLYLFWSLPSKTQGWFLLWNALGVVVYLAYGRRNSRLNQAG